The Paenibacillus sp. RUD330 genome has a segment encoding these proteins:
- a CDS encoding carbohydrate ABC transporter permease, which produces MNKAFNATRGERAFDVINILIMLLLVSVTLYPFLNVLAISLNDSQDTVRGGISLWPRQFTLENYKVIFAYQGLLQGFKVSIMRTVVGTVLGLLSASMLAFTLSRADFQARRFISVFLALTMYVSGGLIPVYILMRDLHLIGTFWVYVLPGMVGAFNVFVIRSFIDGLPFALQESAKLDGANDFTIYWRIILPLAKPALATIALFLAVGQWNAFLDTYLYNGSNETWTTLQYELMKVLQSTQQGGANMRTSNEDMTKLMNQVSPESIKMAITIVVTVPILAVYPFLQRYFVGGMTLGAVKA; this is translated from the coding sequence ATGAACAAGGCTTTCAACGCCACACGCGGCGAACGGGCATTCGACGTCATCAATATACTCATCATGCTGCTGCTCGTCTCCGTCACGCTGTATCCCTTCCTGAACGTGCTGGCGATCTCGCTGAACGATTCGCAGGATACGGTCAGAGGCGGCATCAGCCTGTGGCCCCGGCAGTTCACGCTGGAGAACTACAAGGTGATCTTCGCCTACCAGGGGCTGCTGCAAGGCTTCAAGGTTTCCATTATGAGGACGGTCGTCGGCACCGTGCTGGGACTGCTGAGCGCCTCGATGCTGGCCTTCACGCTCAGCCGCGCCGACTTCCAGGCGCGCCGCTTCATCTCGGTGTTCCTGGCGCTGACGATGTACGTCTCCGGAGGCTTGATTCCGGTCTACATCCTGATGCGGGACCTGCATCTGATCGGCACGTTCTGGGTGTACGTCCTGCCTGGAATGGTCGGGGCGTTCAACGTCTTCGTCATCCGCTCCTTCATCGACGGCCTGCCGTTCGCGCTGCAGGAATCGGCCAAGCTGGACGGTGCGAACGACTTCACGATCTACTGGCGCATCATTCTGCCGCTCGCCAAGCCTGCGCTCGCGACGATCGCGCTCTTCCTCGCGGTCGGGCAGTGGAACGCCTTTCTCGACACCTATCTGTACAACGGCTCCAACGAGACCTGGACGACGCTGCAGTACGAGCTGATGAAGGTTCTCCAGAGCACGCAGCAGGGCGGAGCGAACATGCGGACCAGCAACGAGGACATGACGAAGCTGATGAACCAGGTGTCGCCGGAATCGATCAAGATGGCGATCACGATCGTGGTGACGGTGCCGATCCTGGCGGTCTATCCGTTCCTGCAGCGGTATTTTGTCGGCGGCATGACGCTTGGAGCCGTCAAGGCGTAA